One window of Elaeis guineensis isolate ETL-2024a chromosome 11, EG11, whole genome shotgun sequence genomic DNA carries:
- the LOC105053587 gene encoding uncharacterized protein isoform X1 gives MAASGLSLLLILCSWSLMAGSAACQGPPGLSYVVSSYSRGETWLRPYAWSYLRVELPPWFSSMAMTFLSDVDIDMEQMERLPKSTLPVICFKEGSPPIPDISETYLKDSFSNFILNGSFGGAQNLSNVDTCIPFQKNLTVILTSEQISPGIWYIGFFNGLGPARTQSKMISRGKAYVFSTSIFVEGCAASTIWGPYCNQTVDMISCSQSLLNKQSRNLLDLTMDKSGSLNHMMRSGDHRKSGYHLVSKGFSMVEKQVVSNTSMLTTAENLITCSNSIESSCLGQGELKFYFLDILGIASQFKISSTDFRLNQTSSMNNPPNFSGMLLMCYVRFNAMPLRTLHDHSADISRAPLIVKSPKIGRWFIAIEAVNQTQVNGVMQERYSEISLCFSFQWQVYECLGGKAGVNCTWETYVLQRVPKRSSTVPFESYYLPIIEYGSTEYSDFPLEHLLSNSSVEQSGWTYFFLDIPNGAAGANMHVQLTSDSKINYEIYSRFGGLPSIDSWDYYVNSTTSSNGSMFLALNDSSGKKIEFYILYAREGTWCFGLKHPLDNHFKYQTTMSISLDGCPNHCNHNGACHSSIDESGLTIYSYCACDRDHGGFDCSNELVTPKGHMWQSIFLVASNAAAILPSFWALRQKAYAEWVLFSSSGISSGLYHACDVGTWCVLSFRVLQFLDFWLSFMAVVSTFIYMATIDEASKRAIHTIVSIITALLAVMGATRSANIVIVIAIGILGLLFAWFLEFSTAHRAIYCPPRFDFNMPERWQNIKSWFWNLMKTLQKRFRWRFMLFGFIALALAATSWKMETNESYWIWHSLWHITIYTSSFFFLYSTCANGSNGREEPEYQLTRQNSSSRTELTE, from the exons GATATGGAACAAATGGAACGACTTCCAAAGAGCACACTTCCTGTGATATGTTTCAAAGAGGGCAGTCCTCCTATtccagatatatcagaaacttacTTGAAAGATTCAT TTTCAAATTTTATCTTGAATGGATCTTTTGGAGGTGCACAGAATCTCTCCAATGTGGATACATGCATTCCATTCCAGAAAAATCTTACAGTGATATTGACAAGTGAACAG ATATCTCCAGGAATATGGTACATTGGATTCTTCAATGGCCTTGGACCTGCTCGTACACAATCAAAAATG ATTAGTCGAGGCAAGGCATATGTGTTCAGCACCAGCATATTTGTAGAAGGATGTGCGGCCTCAACAATTTGGGGTCCTTACTGTAATCAGACAGTCGATATGATTTCTTGTTCTCAATCTTTATTAAACAAGCAATCAAGGaatcttttagatttaacaatggaCAAAAGTGGCAGTTTGAACCATATGATGAGATCTGGAGACCATAGGAAATCTGGTTATCATTTGGTGTCCAAAGGATTTTCTATGGTAGAGAAACAAGTGGTGTCCAATACCAGTATGCTCACAACAGCAGAAAATTTGATCACATGCAGCAATTCTATCGAGTCATCATGTCTTGGACAGGGAGAGTTAAAATTCTACTTCTTGGATATATTGGGTATAGCATCCCAATTTAAAATTTCAAGTACTGATTTCAGATTAAATCAAACATCTTCCATGAATAACCCACCAAACTTTAGTGGAATGCTTCTAATGTGTTATGTTCGCTTTAATGCAATGCCGCTTAGGACTTTACATGATCATTCTGCTGATATAAGCAGGGCTCCTTTAATTGTAAAGTCGCCAAAAATTGGACGCTGGTTCATTGCCATTGAGGCTGTTAACCAGACACAAGTGAATGGAGTGATGCAAGAAAGATACTCAGAGATCAGTCTGTGTTTCTCATTTCAGTGGCAAGTGTATGAATGCCTCGGTGGAAAGGCTGGAGTCAACTGTACATGGGAGACATATGTCCTTCAG AGAGTCCCCAAAAGAAGTTCGACTGTTCCTTTTGAATCATATTATCTTCCTATTATTGAATATGGGTCCACGGAGTACAGTGATTTCCCCTTGGAACACCTTTTGAGCAACTCCTCTGTTGAGCAATCTGGATGGACTTACTTCTTCCTGGACATTCCCAATGGTGCGGCAGGGGCTAATATGCATGTTCAGTTGACATcagattcaaaaatcaattatgaAATATACTCCAGATTTGGTGGCTTACCATCTATTGATAGCTGGGACTATTATGTGAACAGCACAACTAGTAGCAATGGTTCCATGTTTTTGGCATTGAATGATTCAAGTGgtaaaaaaattgaattttatattttatatgccAGAGAAGGAACCTGGTGTTTTGGACTGAAGCATCCTCTTGACAATCATTTCAAATATCAGACTACCATGTCCATTTCCCTTGATGGATGCCCCAATCACTGTAATCATAATGGAGCATGTCACAGTTCAATAGATGAAAGTGGATTGACAATTTACAG CTACTGCGCCTGTGATCGTGACCATGGAGGCTTTGATTGCAGCAATGAACTTGTTACCCCGAAAG GACACATGTGGCAGTCAATCTTTCTAGTTGCTTCGAATGCAGCAGCTATCTTACCCTCATTTTGGGCTCTTCGACAGAAG GCATATGCTGAATGGGTCCTCTTCTCTTCAAGTGGAATTTCAAGTggtttatatcatgcatgtgatgtagGCACCTGGTGTGTCCTGTCTTTCCGTGTACTACAG TTTCTGGACTTTTGGCTTTCTTTTATGGCTGTGGTGAGCACTTTTATATATATGGCTACAATTGATGAGGCTTCAAAAAGAGCGATCCACACAATTGTATCTATCATCACTGCTCTGTTGGCTGTGATGGGTGCAACCAG GTCAGCAAATATTGTCATTGTTATAGCAATAGGCATTCTTGGTCTTCTTTTCGCATGGTTTTTAGAGTTTTCCACGGCACACAGAGCCATATACTGTCCACCAAGATTTGACTTCAATATGCCTGAAAG ATGGCAAAATATTAAAAGTTGGTTCTGGAACCTTATGAAAACACTGCAGAAAAGATTTCGTTGGCGATTTATGTTATTTGGTTTTATTGCATTAGCTTTGGCAGCAACTAGCTGGAAAATGGAAACCAATGAAAGTTACTGGATATGGCATAG CTTATGGCATATTACCATATACacatcttccttcttcttcttgtacTCAACTTGTGCAAATGGAAGCAATGGGCGGGAAGAGCCTGAATATCAGCTAACACGGCAGAACTCGTCATCAAGAACGGAGCTAACAGAGTAA
- the LOC105053587 gene encoding uncharacterized protein isoform X3: MEQMERLPKSTLPVICFKEGSPPIPDISETYLKDSFSNFILNGSFGGAQNLSNVDTCIPFQKNLTVILTSEQISPGIWYIGFFNGLGPARTQSKMISRGKAYVFSTSIFVEGCAASTIWGPYCNQTVDMISCSQSLLNKQSRNLLDLTMDKSGSLNHMMRSGDHRKSGYHLVSKGFSMVEKQVVSNTSMLTTAENLITCSNSIESSCLGQGELKFYFLDILGIASQFKISSTDFRLNQTSSMNNPPNFSGMLLMCYVRFNAMPLRTLHDHSADISRAPLIVKSPKIGRWFIAIEAVNQTQVNGVMQERYSEISLCFSFQWQVYECLGGKAGVNCTWETYVLQRVPKRSSTVPFESYYLPIIEYGSTEYSDFPLEHLLSNSSVEQSGWTYFFLDIPNGAAGANMHVQLTSDSKINYEIYSRFGGLPSIDSWDYYVNSTTSSNGSMFLALNDSSGKKIEFYILYAREGTWCFGLKHPLDNHFKYQTTMSISLDGCPNHCNHNGACHSSIDESGLTIYSYCACDRDHGGFDCSNELVTPKGHMWQSIFLVASNAAAILPSFWALRQKAYAEWVLFSSSGISSGLYHACDVGTWCVLSFRVLQFLDFWLSFMAVVSTFIYMATIDEASKRAIHTIVSIITALLAVMGATRSANIVIVIAIGILGLLFAWFLEFSTAHRAIYCPPRFDFNMPERWQNIKSWFWNLMKTLQKRFRWRFMLFGFIALALAATSWKMETNESYWIWHSLWHITIYTSSFFFLYSTCANGSNGREEPEYQLTRQNSSSRTELTE, from the exons ATGGAACAAATGGAACGACTTCCAAAGAGCACACTTCCTGTGATATGTTTCAAAGAGGGCAGTCCTCCTATtccagatatatcagaaacttacTTGAAAGATTCAT TTTCAAATTTTATCTTGAATGGATCTTTTGGAGGTGCACAGAATCTCTCCAATGTGGATACATGCATTCCATTCCAGAAAAATCTTACAGTGATATTGACAAGTGAACAG ATATCTCCAGGAATATGGTACATTGGATTCTTCAATGGCCTTGGACCTGCTCGTACACAATCAAAAATG ATTAGTCGAGGCAAGGCATATGTGTTCAGCACCAGCATATTTGTAGAAGGATGTGCGGCCTCAACAATTTGGGGTCCTTACTGTAATCAGACAGTCGATATGATTTCTTGTTCTCAATCTTTATTAAACAAGCAATCAAGGaatcttttagatttaacaatggaCAAAAGTGGCAGTTTGAACCATATGATGAGATCTGGAGACCATAGGAAATCTGGTTATCATTTGGTGTCCAAAGGATTTTCTATGGTAGAGAAACAAGTGGTGTCCAATACCAGTATGCTCACAACAGCAGAAAATTTGATCACATGCAGCAATTCTATCGAGTCATCATGTCTTGGACAGGGAGAGTTAAAATTCTACTTCTTGGATATATTGGGTATAGCATCCCAATTTAAAATTTCAAGTACTGATTTCAGATTAAATCAAACATCTTCCATGAATAACCCACCAAACTTTAGTGGAATGCTTCTAATGTGTTATGTTCGCTTTAATGCAATGCCGCTTAGGACTTTACATGATCATTCTGCTGATATAAGCAGGGCTCCTTTAATTGTAAAGTCGCCAAAAATTGGACGCTGGTTCATTGCCATTGAGGCTGTTAACCAGACACAAGTGAATGGAGTGATGCAAGAAAGATACTCAGAGATCAGTCTGTGTTTCTCATTTCAGTGGCAAGTGTATGAATGCCTCGGTGGAAAGGCTGGAGTCAACTGTACATGGGAGACATATGTCCTTCAG AGAGTCCCCAAAAGAAGTTCGACTGTTCCTTTTGAATCATATTATCTTCCTATTATTGAATATGGGTCCACGGAGTACAGTGATTTCCCCTTGGAACACCTTTTGAGCAACTCCTCTGTTGAGCAATCTGGATGGACTTACTTCTTCCTGGACATTCCCAATGGTGCGGCAGGGGCTAATATGCATGTTCAGTTGACATcagattcaaaaatcaattatgaAATATACTCCAGATTTGGTGGCTTACCATCTATTGATAGCTGGGACTATTATGTGAACAGCACAACTAGTAGCAATGGTTCCATGTTTTTGGCATTGAATGATTCAAGTGgtaaaaaaattgaattttatattttatatgccAGAGAAGGAACCTGGTGTTTTGGACTGAAGCATCCTCTTGACAATCATTTCAAATATCAGACTACCATGTCCATTTCCCTTGATGGATGCCCCAATCACTGTAATCATAATGGAGCATGTCACAGTTCAATAGATGAAAGTGGATTGACAATTTACAG CTACTGCGCCTGTGATCGTGACCATGGAGGCTTTGATTGCAGCAATGAACTTGTTACCCCGAAAG GACACATGTGGCAGTCAATCTTTCTAGTTGCTTCGAATGCAGCAGCTATCTTACCCTCATTTTGGGCTCTTCGACAGAAG GCATATGCTGAATGGGTCCTCTTCTCTTCAAGTGGAATTTCAAGTggtttatatcatgcatgtgatgtagGCACCTGGTGTGTCCTGTCTTTCCGTGTACTACAG TTTCTGGACTTTTGGCTTTCTTTTATGGCTGTGGTGAGCACTTTTATATATATGGCTACAATTGATGAGGCTTCAAAAAGAGCGATCCACACAATTGTATCTATCATCACTGCTCTGTTGGCTGTGATGGGTGCAACCAG GTCAGCAAATATTGTCATTGTTATAGCAATAGGCATTCTTGGTCTTCTTTTCGCATGGTTTTTAGAGTTTTCCACGGCACACAGAGCCATATACTGTCCACCAAGATTTGACTTCAATATGCCTGAAAG ATGGCAAAATATTAAAAGTTGGTTCTGGAACCTTATGAAAACACTGCAGAAAAGATTTCGTTGGCGATTTATGTTATTTGGTTTTATTGCATTAGCTTTGGCAGCAACTAGCTGGAAAATGGAAACCAATGAAAGTTACTGGATATGGCATAG CTTATGGCATATTACCATATACacatcttccttcttcttcttgtacTCAACTTGTGCAAATGGAAGCAATGGGCGGGAAGAGCCTGAATATCAGCTAACACGGCAGAACTCGTCATCAAGAACGGAGCTAACAGAGTAA
- the LOC105053587 gene encoding uncharacterized protein isoform X2: MISRGKAYVFSTSIFVEGCAASTIWGPYCNQTVDMISCSQSLLNKQSRNLLDLTMDKSGSLNHMMRSGDHRKSGYHLVSKGFSMVEKQVVSNTSMLTTAENLITCSNSIESSCLGQGELKFYFLDILGIASQFKISSTDFRLNQTSSMNNPPNFSGMLLMCYVRFNAMPLRTLHDHSADISRAPLIVKSPKIGRWFIAIEAVNQTQVNGVMQERYSEISLCFSFQWQVYECLGGKAGVNCTWETYVLQRVPKRSSTVPFESYYLPIIEYGSTEYSDFPLEHLLSNSSVEQSGWTYFFLDIPNGAAGANMHVQLTSDSKINYEIYSRFGGLPSIDSWDYYVNSTTSSNGSMFLALNDSSGKKIEFYILYAREGTWCFGLKHPLDNHFKYQTTMSISLDGCPNHCNHNGACHSSIDESGLTIYSYCACDRDHGGFDCSNELVTPKGHMWQSIFLVASNAAAILPSFWALRQKAYAEWVLFSSSGISSGLYHACDVGTWCVLSFRVLQFLDFWLSFMAVVSTFIYMATIDEASKRAIHTIVSIITALLAVMGATRSANIVIVIAIGILGLLFAWFLEFSTAHRAIYCPPRFDFNMPERWQNIKSWFWNLMKTLQKRFRWRFMLFGFIALALAATSWKMETNESYWIWHSLWHITIYTSSFFFLYSTCANGSNGREEPEYQLTRQNSSSRTELTE; the protein is encoded by the exons ATG ATTAGTCGAGGCAAGGCATATGTGTTCAGCACCAGCATATTTGTAGAAGGATGTGCGGCCTCAACAATTTGGGGTCCTTACTGTAATCAGACAGTCGATATGATTTCTTGTTCTCAATCTTTATTAAACAAGCAATCAAGGaatcttttagatttaacaatggaCAAAAGTGGCAGTTTGAACCATATGATGAGATCTGGAGACCATAGGAAATCTGGTTATCATTTGGTGTCCAAAGGATTTTCTATGGTAGAGAAACAAGTGGTGTCCAATACCAGTATGCTCACAACAGCAGAAAATTTGATCACATGCAGCAATTCTATCGAGTCATCATGTCTTGGACAGGGAGAGTTAAAATTCTACTTCTTGGATATATTGGGTATAGCATCCCAATTTAAAATTTCAAGTACTGATTTCAGATTAAATCAAACATCTTCCATGAATAACCCACCAAACTTTAGTGGAATGCTTCTAATGTGTTATGTTCGCTTTAATGCAATGCCGCTTAGGACTTTACATGATCATTCTGCTGATATAAGCAGGGCTCCTTTAATTGTAAAGTCGCCAAAAATTGGACGCTGGTTCATTGCCATTGAGGCTGTTAACCAGACACAAGTGAATGGAGTGATGCAAGAAAGATACTCAGAGATCAGTCTGTGTTTCTCATTTCAGTGGCAAGTGTATGAATGCCTCGGTGGAAAGGCTGGAGTCAACTGTACATGGGAGACATATGTCCTTCAG AGAGTCCCCAAAAGAAGTTCGACTGTTCCTTTTGAATCATATTATCTTCCTATTATTGAATATGGGTCCACGGAGTACAGTGATTTCCCCTTGGAACACCTTTTGAGCAACTCCTCTGTTGAGCAATCTGGATGGACTTACTTCTTCCTGGACATTCCCAATGGTGCGGCAGGGGCTAATATGCATGTTCAGTTGACATcagattcaaaaatcaattatgaAATATACTCCAGATTTGGTGGCTTACCATCTATTGATAGCTGGGACTATTATGTGAACAGCACAACTAGTAGCAATGGTTCCATGTTTTTGGCATTGAATGATTCAAGTGgtaaaaaaattgaattttatattttatatgccAGAGAAGGAACCTGGTGTTTTGGACTGAAGCATCCTCTTGACAATCATTTCAAATATCAGACTACCATGTCCATTTCCCTTGATGGATGCCCCAATCACTGTAATCATAATGGAGCATGTCACAGTTCAATAGATGAAAGTGGATTGACAATTTACAG CTACTGCGCCTGTGATCGTGACCATGGAGGCTTTGATTGCAGCAATGAACTTGTTACCCCGAAAG GACACATGTGGCAGTCAATCTTTCTAGTTGCTTCGAATGCAGCAGCTATCTTACCCTCATTTTGGGCTCTTCGACAGAAG GCATATGCTGAATGGGTCCTCTTCTCTTCAAGTGGAATTTCAAGTggtttatatcatgcatgtgatgtagGCACCTGGTGTGTCCTGTCTTTCCGTGTACTACAG TTTCTGGACTTTTGGCTTTCTTTTATGGCTGTGGTGAGCACTTTTATATATATGGCTACAATTGATGAGGCTTCAAAAAGAGCGATCCACACAATTGTATCTATCATCACTGCTCTGTTGGCTGTGATGGGTGCAACCAG GTCAGCAAATATTGTCATTGTTATAGCAATAGGCATTCTTGGTCTTCTTTTCGCATGGTTTTTAGAGTTTTCCACGGCACACAGAGCCATATACTGTCCACCAAGATTTGACTTCAATATGCCTGAAAG ATGGCAAAATATTAAAAGTTGGTTCTGGAACCTTATGAAAACACTGCAGAAAAGATTTCGTTGGCGATTTATGTTATTTGGTTTTATTGCATTAGCTTTGGCAGCAACTAGCTGGAAAATGGAAACCAATGAAAGTTACTGGATATGGCATAG CTTATGGCATATTACCATATACacatcttccttcttcttcttgtacTCAACTTGTGCAAATGGAAGCAATGGGCGGGAAGAGCCTGAATATCAGCTAACACGGCAGAACTCGTCATCAAGAACGGAGCTAACAGAGTAA
- the LOC105053588 gene encoding calmodulin-binding receptor-like cytoplasmic kinase 2 isoform X2, whose amino-acid sequence MMRSPAPASGGRKSSASSRNPSTTSRNPSSTSRKSQDGWDSSRSSTSSVSSSGGSKSSSSSGRNPVKIAAWAFGSCFVPPVERSEKGDFSEGFKPPSLTPSPSAYGSSCGSSCGSSRGSSYAAEKRRSGRGIYNSNSGNTSQKEPGGTRFTMVEIRKATRNFSPALEIGRGGSGVVYKGQLNDGTLVANVHDNRPSMEFQSEIQTLARVEHLNLVRFYGYLEYEDEKIIVVEYVPNGTLREHLDCQHGKPLDLAARLDIAIDVAHALTYLHMYSDQPIIHRDIKSSNILITDNLRAKVADFGFARLGVAESGVSHVSTQVKGTAGYLDPEYLKTYQLTEKSDVFSFGVLLVELLSGRRPIEAQRDLKERVTAKWAIKKFTEENAIQILDPNLSPSPATNLAVEQILELVFQCLAPDRQRRPSMRRCAEILWSIRKDYRKLSSLDSFSQSSYQRNSSLIHNNKEKS is encoded by the exons ATGATGCGGAGCCCCGCGCCGGCGTCCGGCGGCCGGAAATCCAGCGCCTCCAGCCGGAACCCTAGCACCACCAGTCGGAACCCTAGCAGCACGAGCCGGAAGTCCCAGGACGGCTGGGACAGCTCTCGGAGCTCCACCTCCTCGGTTTCTTCATCAGGCGGCAGCAAGTCGTCGTCCTCGTCCGGCAGGAACCCGGTCAAGATCGCAGCCTGGGCGTTCGGGTCCTGCTTCGTCCCGCCGGTGGAGAGGTCGGAGAAGGGCGATTTCTCGGAGGGCTTCAAGCCACCTTCTC TCACCCCATCGCCTAGTGCATATGGAAGCTCTTGTGGAAGCTCTTGTGGAAGCTCCCGTGGAAGCTCTTATGCTGCCGAGAAGAGGCGATCGGGCAGAGGAATATATAATAGTAATTCAGGAAATACTTCACAGAAAGAGCCTGGAGGTACGAGATTCACCATGGTGGAGATCCGGAAAGCGACTAGGAATTTCTCCCCAGCTTTGGAGATTGGACGTGGGGGCTCTGGGGTAGTCTATAAAGGCCAACTAAATGATGGCACACTTGTTGCA AATGTGCACGATAACCGTCCAAGCATGGAATTCCAGAGTGAGATTCAGACTTTGGCGCGTGTTGAGCATTTGAATCTGGTTAGGTTCTATGGGTATTTGGAATATGAGGACGAGAAGATTATTGTTGTTGAATATGTTCCTAATGGAACTCTTCGAGAACATCTTGACT GTCAACATGGAAAACCTCTGGACCTTGCTGCACGGCTGGATATTGCAATCGATGTTGCTCATGCTCTTACATATCTTCATATGTATTCAG ATCAGCCTATCATTCATAGAGATATCAAATCCTCCAACATTCTTATAACGGATAATCTCCGTGCTAAGGTTGCTGATTTTGGGTTTGCACGACTTGGTGTGGCTGAGTCTGGAGTTTCCCATGTTTCAACCCAAGTAAAAGGGACTGCAGGCTATTTAGATCCAGAATATCTTAAAACTTATCAACTCACAGAGAAGAGTGATGTCTTCTCATTTGGTGTTTTGCTGGTGGAATTGCTATCTGGGAGGCGCCCCATAGAAGCACAAAGGGATCTCAAGGAACGGGTTACAGCAAAATGG GCAATAAAGAAATTTACGGAAGAGAATGCAATACAAATATTGGACCCAAATCTATCACCAAGCCCTGCTACCAATCTGGCAGTGGAACAGATACTTGAGCTCGTATTCCAGTGCTTAGCTCCAGACAGACAGAGAAGACCCAGCATGAGGAGGTGTGCAGAAATCTTATGGAGCATACGTAAAGACTACAGAAAGTTGTCGTCTCTGGATTCCTTCTCCCAATCATCCTATCAAAGAAACAGTTCTCTTATccacaacaacaaagagaagagctGA
- the LOC105053588 gene encoding calmodulin-binding receptor-like cytoplasmic kinase 2 isoform X1, with translation MMRSPAPASGGRKSSASSRNPSTTSRNPSSTSRKSQDGWDSSRSSTSSVSSSGGSKSSSSSGRNPVKIAAWAFGSCFVPPVERSEKGDFSEGFKPPSLTPSPSAYGSSCGSSCGSSRGSSYAAEKRRSGRGIYNSNSGNTSQKEPGGTRFTMVEIRKATRNFSPALEIGRGGSGVVYKGQLNDGTLVAVKRAKKNVHDNRPSMEFQSEIQTLARVEHLNLVRFYGYLEYEDEKIIVVEYVPNGTLREHLDCQHGKPLDLAARLDIAIDVAHALTYLHMYSDQPIIHRDIKSSNILITDNLRAKVADFGFARLGVAESGVSHVSTQVKGTAGYLDPEYLKTYQLTEKSDVFSFGVLLVELLSGRRPIEAQRDLKERVTAKWAIKKFTEENAIQILDPNLSPSPATNLAVEQILELVFQCLAPDRQRRPSMRRCAEILWSIRKDYRKLSSLDSFSQSSYQRNSSLIHNNKEKS, from the exons ATGATGCGGAGCCCCGCGCCGGCGTCCGGCGGCCGGAAATCCAGCGCCTCCAGCCGGAACCCTAGCACCACCAGTCGGAACCCTAGCAGCACGAGCCGGAAGTCCCAGGACGGCTGGGACAGCTCTCGGAGCTCCACCTCCTCGGTTTCTTCATCAGGCGGCAGCAAGTCGTCGTCCTCGTCCGGCAGGAACCCGGTCAAGATCGCAGCCTGGGCGTTCGGGTCCTGCTTCGTCCCGCCGGTGGAGAGGTCGGAGAAGGGCGATTTCTCGGAGGGCTTCAAGCCACCTTCTC TCACCCCATCGCCTAGTGCATATGGAAGCTCTTGTGGAAGCTCTTGTGGAAGCTCCCGTGGAAGCTCTTATGCTGCCGAGAAGAGGCGATCGGGCAGAGGAATATATAATAGTAATTCAGGAAATACTTCACAGAAAGAGCCTGGAGGTACGAGATTCACCATGGTGGAGATCCGGAAAGCGACTAGGAATTTCTCCCCAGCTTTGGAGATTGGACGTGGGGGCTCTGGGGTAGTCTATAAAGGCCAACTAAATGATGGCACACTTGTTGCAGTTAAGCGTGCCAAAAAG AATGTGCACGATAACCGTCCAAGCATGGAATTCCAGAGTGAGATTCAGACTTTGGCGCGTGTTGAGCATTTGAATCTGGTTAGGTTCTATGGGTATTTGGAATATGAGGACGAGAAGATTATTGTTGTTGAATATGTTCCTAATGGAACTCTTCGAGAACATCTTGACT GTCAACATGGAAAACCTCTGGACCTTGCTGCACGGCTGGATATTGCAATCGATGTTGCTCATGCTCTTACATATCTTCATATGTATTCAG ATCAGCCTATCATTCATAGAGATATCAAATCCTCCAACATTCTTATAACGGATAATCTCCGTGCTAAGGTTGCTGATTTTGGGTTTGCACGACTTGGTGTGGCTGAGTCTGGAGTTTCCCATGTTTCAACCCAAGTAAAAGGGACTGCAGGCTATTTAGATCCAGAATATCTTAAAACTTATCAACTCACAGAGAAGAGTGATGTCTTCTCATTTGGTGTTTTGCTGGTGGAATTGCTATCTGGGAGGCGCCCCATAGAAGCACAAAGGGATCTCAAGGAACGGGTTACAGCAAAATGG GCAATAAAGAAATTTACGGAAGAGAATGCAATACAAATATTGGACCCAAATCTATCACCAAGCCCTGCTACCAATCTGGCAGTGGAACAGATACTTGAGCTCGTATTCCAGTGCTTAGCTCCAGACAGACAGAGAAGACCCAGCATGAGGAGGTGTGCAGAAATCTTATGGAGCATACGTAAAGACTACAGAAAGTTGTCGTCTCTGGATTCCTTCTCCCAATCATCCTATCAAAGAAACAGTTCTCTTATccacaacaacaaagagaagagctGA